A DNA window from Bacteroides cellulosilyticus contains the following coding sequences:
- a CDS encoding PaaI family thioesterase, with translation MTPQEFFKKDLFAEQTGVELLEVREGYSKARLVITENHLNAGRRTQGGAIFTLADLALAAAANSHGALAFSLSSNITFLRASGPGDTLYAEARERYIGRTTGYYQIDITNQDGKLIATFESSVFRKGDPLPFKV, from the coding sequence ATGACTCCACAAGAATTTTTCAAGAAAGATCTCTTTGCAGAACAAACCGGCGTAGAACTACTGGAAGTACGCGAAGGATATAGTAAAGCACGCCTCGTTATCACAGAGAATCACCTCAACGCAGGACGCCGCACCCAAGGCGGAGCCATCTTCACTCTTGCAGACCTGGCACTGGCCGCCGCTGCCAATTCACATGGTGCACTGGCTTTCTCCCTGTCTTCCAATATCACCTTTTTGCGCGCCAGCGGACCGGGTGACACGCTGTATGCCGAAGCACGCGAACGGTACATCGGACGTACTACCGGATATTATCAGATAGATATTACGAACCAGGACGGAAAACTGATTGCTACATTCGAGTCCAGCGTATTCAGAAAAGGGGATCCGCTGC